One Salvia splendens isolate huo1 chromosome 1, SspV2, whole genome shotgun sequence genomic window, CCACGTAAGCCACAGCAACTGCATCAGTATCTCCTCCGAACCTCTCAACACCACTAACAACACTCTTCATTTTTTCTAAACTTTCTGGCTTCCCCATTATCGCTGAATCTACTAAATGCAAAAGCTCTGGAGACCCAGTAGGTGACAACTGTTTAGATTTTGGCTTTTGAGGCGAATAGGCAGAGTATCCAAAATCTCCGTACGGCTGCAAAGCATCAAGACTAGATGAAGACAGGGACTCATTGATGTCATAGTTGGAATCATTCTCAGCCCCAAAGCTTGAGCGGAGACCATAATCCAGGCCTGCATCTGGCGAAGAATCTATGCCAGATGACGGAACATTTGGAAAGGTAAATTCAAATGTTTCCTCACTTCCAATAGATGAATGTCTGATGTCATCAGGACCTGGAGACTGATTTGTTTCAATACCTATTCTTTCCTTATCTTTCAGGGGAATATGGTCAAAAAGATCATCATCTAAAATAGGAGAAGCTGTATTAATTCCGACTAAATCTGTACCACCACCCCCATTATTGGCATGACTAGCATCACTTTCTATATCTGCAGCTTtagataataatatattatcGTCTACGCTGGTGCCTTCATTCTTCTGTGATTCATGGTCATTACCAGACATTTCTTTATGATTCTTTGTTTcctcttcttccattttctaacaaaatataaattcatgcataaacatatatatattcAGTATCATAGATTCCTCGTATGAATTTCTTGTAATAAACCTGAAAACATAATGGAAGCAGTCAATCACATTGAAGTTTGAACTCCACaacgaaagagagagagataacaGAGGAAAACAAAACTAAACTGAAAATATACACTTCTCAGAAAACAGGGATTCCACTCAGTTTAGGTTTTATGCATTTCGAATTTCAACTAGAACTCTCATATCATGGACCTGGGATAAACGTCGGAGCTAATGCAAGCTTTAAGATTTAAACAATTTAGTCAACTAAATAAAATGCACCTATCGTTTATTTTTCCCACCACACGCATACGAATCAAACAGCAAGCACAAGTGGTAAAAGTGAAGTTAGAGACACTCAATCAACAGATCCCAGCAACGCATTACGAATTCGGAAGCTACAAAACGAAATGCAGATCAGGCTTCGGAATCGGAGGATCTCCAATTCATGCAAACATGCGTTGCGATACGAATTCGCGAGAATCACCGCGAATGCAGACTGGTAATTATTGTTTCTTAccttaaaataaaagatttgcGATAAAATCCGGCGATTTGATTGAATCAGCCTTCATAAATATGGGACAAGCTACGGCGATGGGATGAAGAAATTTGGAGAAATTGAATGAGAAGAGGGGAATCGAAATAGGAGCGTGAGGAAtaaaagtccgatccgagccaACCAAATAAATATTTCTCTGCTTCGAGTTACATTAGGTATGTTTTGTTCATCCCAAATTGCACAATTATAGATGTAATTTGGAGATAAAGAGTATTGGTAATTTTCCTAGGATGAGTGAGTATCAATATcaatataggagtattatttaaaattgagttttaattttatgcatttttccttatattattattattatactgtATGACTAGTTTGAAGACTGAGTGCAAAAACTTTTTCAATCTCGCTTGCAATCACACTGCAATTATAATTTGCTATTTAATGAAAATGGAGACGGTCAATCAATCTGATCGAGGATGTATATGCACCACGAATAAGAAGTTGTCGCCACCACACGCATAGTCAAGTATTACTTCTTAGAGAATCTATTTTGTAATTGTATGTGCATGTTAATTTCAATGTTTTTCTTGTAATAATATATACATCATCAGCTTGACTTTAGTGAgtttaaatattactagtattattttgtttcGCAATCATTTATCTTTCATGCTCACATTTTTTACTTAGAATCAGTGTTGTTAATTTGGCGTTTAGGTCGCgcgggtcgcccgggtcgcccgggtcgagaccggcaccgccccaacatgggtgggttgatcgagatgcATGGGTCGCGCTGGGTCGGCGGGGTCGAGCGTTTCGAGTGGGTCGCCCTAACAGCTAATACATGCTTCGCAGTTAACATTTTAAGGTAATTCTCCAATCTTTTCTTACGTAAATCTTTTCCTTTTTGCTGCTGAATTGTTTTTACTAAATtaaacattaatataaaagtaaatttACCTAAAAATCTGCAAATCTTTGATATCTCAAATATCTCACACGGTTTTCTGAtcattctcaatctcaattctcTAATCTCTCTATATATGCACACAGTCACGCACACATCAGTCACGCTCacatcaaaattttcaaactcAAACCCTACTTTCTACCCTTCATAATTCAGCCTCCTCTGCATTCCTAAACACATAAACAATTCAACGATCGTGTTTGCTGCCACCctttatatattcatttatttaatcaAGGTATTGTTCTAACTTTCatcttcttttttaattttgtgtgcaggagttaattttaaatttaggtCGGACCCTACAAATGATTGCAACTTGTACCACTTTATCTACCTATAGGTCATATGTATTGAAACTTGAGTCTAGATGAGgagttaattttatttttttatgtaactttatttttcctactttttGTATAGAACTATAGATCATGTAATATTTTATTGAATTGTAGATCCATgtatattgtataattaataaCAGCCGAAAATTATTTGAACATCATTGATCATGtaatattttattgaattatgGAATATAGATTCATCATGACTATCGTCTGTTGTACTTGTAGAATTTCTTAAAGCCTAAATCGTCTGTTGTACAATGCAGTTTGCTAGTTGTTTTTCTTTGGTCAAAATGAGAGTTTTAGTTTCTAAGACATAGTAACATATGTTTGTGACGATGAATATCTGCATTCTTCAACACCATTGATCATGTCCCATCCACTCTCAAATGTTTTTTTAGTAGTAAATGCATGCTTTCTTATCGATACATCATAACatgtatattatttttttatcacagTCAATATAAGATGGCTCAAGATCCTGCAAGAAAATACGCTACTTCAAATCCAAAGACTAGATATTTATTTACGTGTAATTTTTGCTCAAAGAATATAACATCAGGGGTTCGAAGGGTCAAGGAACACTTGGTCGGTGGTTTTAAAAATGTCACGGCATGCCCTAAATGTCCATCACATGTGAGAGATGAGATTATAGAGTTcatgaagaaaaaagaggatgctaaactggatcaagatcttcCGTCAGCATCACAAGGTAGGCAGGATTTTGAAGATTTAACCTTTGGAGATGACGAAGAGGATGATGTTGGTAATACAACAATTAAATCGAAGAAGCCGAGGACGAAAGGTGCTTTGGATGTATATTGCGACCGCGTTACAGCAAAAGGAGTCCAAGTACAAAAATTGAGCAAGGGAAAACAACAGACGATAAATGATGTTCAGGGAAAAAAGTTACGTGACAGGGCTTGCACTAAATTGGCTAAATGGTTTTGTGAAACCGGAATACCATTTAATGCTGCTAAGCACGAAAGCTTTAAGATTGCCATTGAATCTGTTGGACAGTATGGTCCCGGTATGAAGCCGCCGAGTTATCATGAACTGAGAGTGCCTTTGCTGAAGAAAGAAGTTGAGAGTGTGAGTGCTCTCGTAAAAGAGCATAGAGATGATTGGGCAACTTATGGATGTTCAATTATATCTGATGGGTGGCGTGATTTTGTTTCTCATAAAGAAGTTATCAACTTCTTAGTGAATTCGCCAAAAGGTTCAATTTTCATCAAGTCTGTCGATGTGTCTGACATTGTAAAAGATGCAAACGCTCTGGTAGCAATGTTCGAAGAGATGATTGATTATGCTGGAGAGAAGAATGTGATCCAAATCGTGACGGATAATGCCTCCAATTACAAGAAAGTTGGAATGACGCTGCAAGTAAGGATACCCTCACTGTTTTGGTCTCCATGTGCAGCACATTGCATCGATTTGATGCTTGAAGATATTGGTAAAATACCGCTTATCCATGGTGTGATCAAAAAGTCAATAGCTTTGACCGGTTATATTTACAGTAAGATGGGCGTGCTGAACATGATGAGAAGATATACGAATAAGAGAGAGTTACTTAGGCCGGCAGTCACTAGATTTGCTACTTCCTTCATCACTTTGAGGTCCATCCATAACCAGCGGCAGAATCTCAGAAAAATGTTCACCAGTGATGAATGGACTACTAGTCAGTGGTACAAAGAGGCATCCGGAAAACAGGCAACTACTACTGTGTTGAATGATGCTTATTGGAGACATATTGTCCATGCACTCAAATTGGGTTCTCCTCTTATTGAGGTGTTGAGAATGGTTGATGCTGAGCGCAAGCCCGCGATGGGTTATATTTATGAGGCTATGGATCGTTGTAAAGAGACCATTTCCAAGTCATTCAAAGGAAACAAAGACAAGTATAAGAGAGCATTTAATGTAATTGACTCTAGATGGAATGATCAATTGCACAAACCATTGCATGCTGCAGGTCATTACTTGAATCTGGCAGTCTTTTATAAAGATGTGAAAATGTATTTTGGCTTGTTCAGAGGTTATCGAAGGCTTGCACGAGTGTATTCTAAAACTGGTTCCCGACATAAATATGCAAGATCAGATCATGAAAAAGGAAACGGCTTTGTGTCGGGACGCTGTTTCCTGTTTCAGAAATCCTTTAGCTATTCGACATAGAAATCAAATGGCACCAGGTAAATATTATCATATTTTTCATTAAACTATTTATTTGATTGATAAATGATATACTAAATATTTCTCTATCTTGTTTTCTTCAGCTGAATGGTGGAAACATTATGGGTCTAAGGCACCAAATTTGCAAAACTTTGCAATTCGAGTCTTGAGCCTAACTTGTAGTGCTACTGGCTGTGAGATGAATTGGAGTACTTTTCAACATGTAAGACTTGAAATTTGTGCTTATATTTGTGAGAAGCTAATATATGTTATTTTTACCTTTTCATTTACAGATTCATAGCAAAAAGAGGAATCGTTTGGCACAAGAACGATTGAACAACTTAGTGTTTGTGAAGTACAACAGAGATCTTGAGCAAAGATTCAACATACAAAACGTCACTGATCCTATACTCCTAAGTGACATTGACGATAGTAATGAATGGTTAATGGGTAGGATGGAGggggaggatgaggatgaggatgcaGGGGGTGATGGTTTTGTCTTCCAAAATGAGTCGCTCAGATGGAGAGATGTTGGTAGAGCTTCTGGTGTGTTGGAGCCATCTCACAATACTAGAAGCAACACAAATACTCGAGATCATGCCTCAAGCTCCAAGTCTACTCGTATTCTTgtagatgaagatgaagagaatgaaGATATAAACTTGGTTGGAGCAGaatttgatgaagaagaagatgactATCATCTAAGTGAAGATGATATATAACTTTCTTTTGACATTTTCAaacaatggtttcaattatttattttgtgttatacttatgacttatgaattgttttgatattttgataatttctattttccactttatctctattcacatgaattacaactacatttatattatttgatatattataaacattagagtaatatatttatttgatttaatattaaaaggtaaaaaaattagcctagattagtgggtctctcgacccaaTCGACTTGTCGACCTGagacccgaattttcaccttatcgacccggtgcgaccctcgaccctaacaacactgcttAGAATATAGTAATACTCTAAGGTGTTGTTTGGTTGTTATAACCCATTATCATATGATACATCTAGGATTAGATTGTAGTAGGATTTTTTAGTTGAGTGAATAGCTATAActcattatcatatgattatctaTTTAAGATTAAGCTGTGAGATTCAACCTTATAAACCAAATATAAGTACACATTTAAACATGAGATATAATCATGCAAATCGAACAAACTTCACCAATAATACATTCTCAATTACTCTATTAAAAATATAGAAAgcaatttaattttcatttgcTAAATTGATGTATTTGGTTTAATTGTATGAAATAAGTCAACTGCTCCTGAAACATGGAAAATTGTATATGATCACAATTTATGAAAGTAAATTGATATAAAGTGGAGTATAACTCATGAGATTACGAATGCtgtgattattattttttaagaatataatCTATGCGAAACGATTCTTAGCAAATGTTGAAAGAACGCCTAGTCAGCCTAGAGTGAATGAGAATATTAAATATGGGGTAAATTGCTtcaaaagtcatgaactttaccaaAAGTGTGATTTTTCCCATcaactttaaaagttgcatgaaaagtcatgaactttatcgGGTGTTGCAAATTTCCCGTCCGACCGACCCGGTAAATTTCCGGCGCTAACTAATCCTACATGGCTTGCCGGAGGTGTGACATGGCATATTTTTCTGGCGGTACATAAAACAGCGTTGTTTTGCACTGTTAAAAAAGACGTCATTTTATacagatttaattaaattaaaccaaATTTCGAgatttagaccatccacaacgcgtctcgcgccgggctcgcgtctcgtctcggagagacgagacccccgcgagacgcattgcagcgcccatctcgtctccagctcgcgaccgtctcgtcgcgtagctcgtctcggagagacacgagacgagctgtctcgccacgcgccagggacacgtggcacgtccccatgcgtgcgtgacgcccactcgctggcccgcgagtgggcgtcgtcactgatgacgcaataattcatttttttttaaaaaaaatcgatttttaataaaattttttttttttcaaacggtaatattaccgttaaatatttattttcattttttaaatttttaattttttttctctataaataattctattccatactcatttcaaacacaaacacacatctattcctctcaaatcctctctatcactccaatttccatcttcaatcaactcaaacaaatggatcctt contains:
- the LOC121757767 gene encoding uncharacterized protein LOC121757767, with the protein product MKKKEDAKLDQDLPSASQGRQDFEDLTFGDDEEDDVGNTTIKSKKPRTKGALDVYCDRVTAKGVQVQKLSKGKQQTINDVQGKKLRDRACTKLAKWFCETGIPFNAAKHESFKIAIESVGQYGPGMKPPSYHELRVPLLKKEVESVSALVKEHRDDWATYGCSIISDGWRDFVSHKEVINFLVNSPKGSIFIKSVDVSDIVKDANALVAMFEEMIDYAGEKNVIQIVTDNASNYKKVGMTLQVRIPSLFWSPCAAHCIDLMLEDIGKIPLIHGVIKKSIALTGYIYSKMGVLNMMRRYTNKRELLRPAVTRFATSFITLRSIHNQRQNLRKMFTSDEWTTSQWYKEASGKQATTTVLNDAYWRHIVHALKLGSPLIEVLRMVDAERKPAMGYIYEAMDRCKETISKSFKGNKDKYKRAFNRLSKACTSVF